The Stigmatella ashevillena genomic sequence AAGCACAGCTACACCTCAAGCGAGGTGGTGTGGACCGCCCCCCGCTGTGTCCCTTCGGCGGAGGCTGTCTTCATCACGGCCACCGTGACCAATGCGCTGGGTTTCTCCGCCTCTCATCGGTTCAGCGTCACGGTCGTGAATGCAGCGGACTGTGGAGGGGGGGAGGGGCCGCAGCCGCCGGCGTCCACCTGGAGCCTCACGGGGGGGATGACCACACCTCGGTACTACCACCAAGCGGTGCTCCTGCCTTCCGGCAAGGTGTTGGTGACGGCAGGTTATAACACGGCATGGCTGGATACCGCGGAGGTCTATGATCCGGCTTCTGGCACCTGGGCACCCGCGGGACGCATGCAGCAGGCCCGCAACCAGGGCTACGCGTTGACGGTGCTGCCCTCCGGCAAAGTGCTCGTGACGGGAGGCTTGCAGGGCAGCACAGCCCTCAGAAGCGTGGAAATCTACGATCCCGCCACGAACAGTTGGAAGGCCGCTGCGCCCATGACCTTCGTGCGAAATACCCACTCCGCGACGGTGCTGCCTTCCGGCAAGGTGCTGGTCATCGGCGGGAACACCGATGCAACATCCGGCAGGATTCCCGAAATCTACGACCCTGCTTCGGACACGTGGCTGCCGTTGGCGCCCTCTGCCAATCTTCATCGCGCCCATCAGACGCTGATTCTGGCATCAGGGGATGTGCTGGTGCTGGGGGGCATCGGGGTGCCCGAGCTGTATCACCCGGCGACGGACTCCTGGACGGTGGTCACGGGCGTGCCAAACGTTGCGTGGGGCGAGGCCTGGCTGCTGGCCCCCAACAAGATTCTCCTTCAGGGAGGACGGTCCTTGGCGTTCTATGATCCCATTCAAGGCACGGACATCTCTGGCGACGCTTTTGTCTACACACGCTCCGAGAACACGGTCACCCGGCTGGCCTCCGGAAAGATCATGGTGACAGGAGGCAGCGAGACCATCAGCCCCATCACGGAGCTGTATGATCCGGTGACGCGTGGGGTGAGCGTGACGCTGAGCATGCCCGCAGGGCGTTACCGCCACACCGCCACGCTTCTTCCGTCTGGTCAGGTGCTGGTGGTAGGGGGCCTCGTGGCGAACATCCCCAGCGCCCAATCGTTGCTCTTCACCCCCTGAGAAACGGGATGGGCTGAAGACGCGCTACGATGCGCGCGGCATGAAGGCGATAGTCACCGGCGCAAGCGGAACGATCGGCTCGAAGCTGTGCGCGCATTTGCGGCACCAGGGCAGCCACGTGGTGCCCTGGGATCGCCGCCAGGTTCCCGTCAACGATTACGGGGCCATGGAGCGGTTCGTGCGCGAGGTGGCCCCGGACGTGGTGTTCCACCTCGGCGCGATCTCCCAGCCCTCGGAATGGTCTGACGAGGGTTGGGGAAGCAATTATGAGTGGGCCAGTGAGCTGGCCTGGCTTACCCGGACGTTGGGCGTGCGCTTCCTGTTCGCCAGCACGTCCATGGTGTTCTCGAGCTCGGCGCGGGGGCCCTTCACGTGCAGCTCCCGGCCGGATGCCTCGGAGGGTTACGGGTACGCGAAAAGGCTGGCCGAGGAGCGCGTCCTCTCCCAGAACCCCGAGGCCCGTGTCGTCCGCTTGGGGTGGCAGATCGGCGAGCAGCCCACGGGCAACAACATGGTGGCCTTCCTGGAGGAGCGAATGCGCCAGGAGGGCCGTGTGGCCGCCAGCACCCAGTGGTTTCCCGCCTGCGTCCTGCTGGAGGACACCGTGCGGTTGCTCCCGGCCCTCGCCTGGGCGGAGCCGGGAGTCTTCATGCTCGATGCGAACGAGCGGTGGTCCTTCTACGAGATCGCCCTCGCCTTGAACGCCCGGCACGGAGGGCGGTGGCGTGTGGAAGCCTCGGAGCACCCCGTGCTCGACCAGCGGATGCAAGATGACCGGGTGGCCGTGCCATCGTTGAAGGAGCGGCTGCCCGGGTTGCGGTAAACGCTGCTTCAGCGCGGCTTGACGAACTTCAGGGCGAAGCGATCGCTCGTGCCGCGGCGTGCGCCCGCGGCCTGGGGGCTGGCGTTCCAGTCGCGCGCATCCTGGGGGTTGCGCCAGACGTTGCTCTCCTCGGCGAGTTGGAATCCGCTGGCCACCACCTCGGAGCGGACGACCTGCTCGTCGATGCGGTGCAGCGTCTGGGTGTCGGCCACGCCGGTGCCGGGCTTCGCGCTGGAGTCGATGACGACGTAGACGCCCCCGGGCTTGAGGGCCCGGAAGATGGCCGCGTTCATCTTCGCGCGGTCTGCCTGGAGCGACACCACGTCGTGGTAGACGATGTTGCTGACCACCGCATCCAGGTCCGTCACCTCGGGGGGCAGCGGCTCATTGAGCTCCCGGTCGACCCGGACCACCTTCTGGTTCACGGGGAGCGCGAGCCGCTCGCTCCAGGGCTTCTCGGCGAAGAGGTCGAGGACGAACTTCGGGTTCTCACCGTAGACCACGCCGTCCGGACCCACGGCGCGGGCCAGCAGTTCAGTGGTGTAGCCCCCACCGGCGACCAGCTCGGCGACCTTCATGCCCGGGCGGACCCCTACGAACTCAAGCAGGGCCGCAGGGTGGCGCCCCGCGTCGATGGCACGATCGGCCTCGGCGCGGTCCGGGGCGTCGACGATGGCTTGGGCAGAGAAGGAGGTCTCCGAAGAAGAAGGAGTGGTGGAGGCAGGGGTGTGGCTACAGCCCGCCAGGAGGAGTCCCGCAGTCAGGAAAAGAGAGCGCATGGCGCTGTCATAACCCCAGCGGCCTTTCATCTCCACCTGAGAAATTCCGCTTAGAAGTCCAGCCGGAAGATGTCCGCGAAAACACCGCAAGGGCCATAGCGGCGAGAGGGCGCAGGGTCGTCGTAGACGACGAGCACGCTGTCGGACTCACCGAAATAACTGAAGTTGGCCACCCCCTCCGCATGGTCCTGCTTGCCGGACTGGGGGATGTCGAAGAGGGGTTCCAGGACGCCCTTTTCCTGCTTCAACAGGCTGTCGCCCCGGAGCGTCTGGAATTTGCGGAGCCGGAAGAGGCGGATGGGGGCTTGCACGGGCAGGGTGGGGCCCGCCAGCACGAGCAGATCCTCTCCGTGCACGCACAGCTCCCGGATGCCCAGCCCATCCAGATCGAGGAAGTGCTTGGAATAGCGGGCGCCGTGGCGTCCTGGCTTGGGTTCCAAAAGGCCATTGCCGACATCGGCCAGGCGCATGTCCAGCAGCGCCGAGTAGCCTCGCAGCACGGGCCCGCGCAGGCCGAGAAACACCCGGTCCGTGTCCGTCACCACCAGCCCTTCGATGTCCAGGCCATTGTCCTTGCTGGGAATGGGCAGCGCACCGCCGCCTTTGACAGCGGGACGTGCCAGGAAGGGGCCGAAGTGAGGGTCCTCCCGCAGCAGCTCCATCAGCAGGTTTTCGCCGGGGAGGGACGTTTTGGAGCGCGTGGCCGGTGTCTTCGTGGGCTGGGTCTTCCGGCCCTTGTCCCGTTCCTGGCCCTGGGCGGGCTTCACCCGGGCCGCCGCGTGCGAGCGCTTCGAGGCGCCCCGGGTCTTCAGCTCCACGGCAAGCTCCCCATTCACGAAGGGAATCCGGGCAAGCATGAAGCGCTCCGGCGAGTGCTCCACGGTGGCCAGCCGGGCCATGTCGTCCGCCACCCCCTTGCCCTTGGGCTTCTTGCGCTTGGCGCTGTGACTGCCGACCAGCCAGAGGTAGTCGGCGTGTGCATCCAACGCCTCGATGTCAATCTCCGCGTTCCGGTCCGCCGTGTCGAGGAAGTCCGCCACCTGGAAGCGCGTGTGGTGGCCGTAGATGCGTGCCTCCGAGGGGGTGAGCCGCTCCACGACTCCCGCCTCGTCCGCCGCGACCCAGAGGTTTCCGTCCGAGCCGCGCACGGCGGCGGACAGATCCTCGGGGACCTCGGCCGCATTCGAGTCGAATTGCAGCAGCAAACGTCCCAGGAGCTGGCCCGCTTCCATGAATCCTTCCTCTTCCCGTGTGGTTCGGTTGGCGCAGGGACAATGGGGCGCCCTGTCGCCGTGTGCCAGGGGGGACCTGGGAAATCCTTCGCAGGATGGCGAGGCCCGTCACGCCACGGAAGGGGAGGGTTTCTCCGGCGGAGGCAGTCCCGGCGTTCCCAGCCGCGGATCCTTCACGGTGTCGACGATGGCCACCGCGTCCTTCACCTGAAGTGCGTCATAGAGGGCGATGATGTCTGTGTTGCCGTGGCGAATGCATCCATGCGAGACGTCCTCGCCCAGCTTGTCGGGGGCATTGGTGCCGTGAAGTTCCTCTCCCGAGCGTGAGCCGTCCGCCCAGGACAGGTCGATGAGGCGAGGGCCATAGACAGGTCCCCCCCACAGCTTCTGGCCCAGGGCATATGCGTCGGCCCGGCCCAGCTTGCCACTGACCTGTTTCAAGCCCTTGTCCGTCGGGGAAGAGCCCGCGCCCACGGCGTTGCCGAAGATGCCCTGCAACTGGCCCTGCGCATCGAAGAGAAAGGTGCGGTGCTCGTTCTTCACCACCACCACGCGCACCGGGGTGCCGTCATAGCGGGGCACCGGGAGGTTCTGGGTCTGTCCTGTCTGCTTGGGGGCGGGGGCGAGCGCATCCAGGGCCTGGAGGGTGGCGGCATCCACCCCGCCGGTGACCTTCACGCCGGGAAACGCGGACTGGGCATGCACCTGGAAGTTGCGCACCGCCTTGGCGGACTGCTTGCCAAAGGCACCGTCGGCGCCGCCCGGCAGGCTGAAGCCCATGGCCAGCAGGGCCTCCTGAAGGGCTCTCACTCCGGTTCCCCGGGCGCCCGAGCCGAGTGTTCCCTTGCCCGAGAGGACGTCCACCAGGCTGGGTTGCCCACTGAAGCGCTTGTTGCGGAGCGGGTCGGCCGCTGTGGAGAGAGAAGCTGGGGGAGAAGAGGACATGGGAGGCCTCGCGCTGAGCAACAGCCCCGGCATCCCAGCACAGGCTGCCGGGCCATGGGGAGGAAGACAGGAGGCGCTTGGAGCGAATGCACGGGCACCTGTATCCTCGTTGACAGGAGACCCCTGTGAGTTCCCTCATCATCCGTGTGGTTTGTGGGCTGCTCTTCGCCGCCTTGGTGCTCGGAGTCGTGGCCCGTCCGCCGGCCAATCTCACCCAGGGATTGGGGATGCTGCTGCCAGGAGCCTTCCTGCTGAACTTCGCCCTCCGGGGGACCGGCCGCTCGCGCCTGCCCCGGAAGCGCGCTCCCGCTCCCAGTGAGCCTCCGTCCTCCGGAACCGCTCCTCCGTGAGAGGGACCTTGGGGCCAGGACTCCCAGGCTGAGCCAATCCCATCCATCGAGTGTTCATTGCAATACATGAATTGGCAGCGAATCCAGGTAGGGCATTGGGTACCCAGGGGAGGGAGCGGTGCTCCTGGGAGCAAGAAGGGAAAGAGAAGTGGCTCGCCTGTTCCCTTGCTCTCCGGGACGTCTGGGAATGGCGGATTAATTCAGTAGGCCCGACTTAATTTCGTTCGGAGTTGAAAAGTGCGATGGGATTTCGAGGAGGGGCTAGGACTGGCTGTGCTATAAGCCTCCATCGGTTGTTGGACGATTGAGAATTGGGGGCCGGCTCTGGGACTGAATAACGTTGTCGGAAGTGGTGTGGGATCGGCTGTTCAGAATGAGCGAGAGCGGGAAGTCACCGGCACTCAGCGATCCCCCCGGGCAGCGCGCGACACAGGTGTCGTGGCTTCGCGAGTCCAATCCGCAGCGGGCGCGCTTCATCCCAACACAGGGCCCTCGGTCCCGAGGCCCATAGGCCAGAGCGCCGCAGGGGCTCCTTTCGTCCCCGCCCCTGGGATGCGCATTCAGCAATACGAGCTCATCCGTCAGCTCGGCGCTGGGGGAATGGGCACGGTCTTCCTCGCGCGCGACACCAAGCTGGGACGCCGGGTGGCGATCAAGCTTCTGCAGACACGCAACCCAGCCTTCACCCACCGGTTCATCCTCGAGGCGCGCGCGACCGCTCGCTGCAGCCACGAGAACATCGTGGTGATTTATGAAGTGGGCGAGTTCCAGGGCAGCCCCTTCATGGTGCTGGAGTTCCTCCAGGGCCAATCCCTGCAGAAGCTCGTCAGCGGCCAGCGTCTGCCGCCCTCTCGCGTGGTGGAACTCCTGGCGCCCGTCGTGCGCGCGCTGGAGTGCGCCCACGCCGAGGGCATCGTCCACCGCGATCTCAAACCCGACAACATCCTCGTGACTGACGCGGGGACCGTGAAGGTGCTCGACTTCGGCATCGCCAAGGTCCTCCATGGACAGGACGAGTCCCCCGAGAAGACCCGGGTGGCCCAGGTCCACACCCCGGAAGGCGCGGGCGTGGACCTCTCCAATCTCACGCAGAGTGGTGCCCTCGTGGGCACCGTGCCCTACATGTCTCCGGAGCAATGGGGCAATGGCGTCTCGGTGGACCTGCGCACCGATATCTGGGCTTTGGGCATCCTCCTCTTCCGGATGCTGGCCGGCCGTCACCCGCTGGAGCCCCTGCGGGGCCCGCAGCTGGCCGTCACCGCGTTCCTCGACGAGCCCATGCCCCGGCTGCGCGACGTGGCCCCGGATGTGCCCGCCGCGTTGGCGGATGTGGTGGATCGGTGTCTGCTCAAGCGCAAGGAGGAGCGCTTCCCCGATGCGGCCTCGGTGCTGCGCGCCCTGGAGCCCTTTCTTCCCGGGCGCTACAGCCGCGAGATGCGCATTGATGAGAGTGAGAGCCCTTATGCGGGCCTGAGCTCCTTTCAGGAATCCAATGCCGCGCTCTTCTTTGGACGCTCGAAAGAGATTGGCGCCCTGATGAGCCGCATCCGCGACCGGCCGCTCATGGCCGTCGTGGGGCCCTCGGGGGCGGGCAAGTCCTCCTTCGTGCGCGCCGGTCTGGTGCCCTTCCTCAAGCGCTCCGGCGATGCCTGGGAGTCGCTCGTTCTCCGGCCAGGGAGGGATCCGCTCGGAGCGCTGGCCAGCGTCGTGGCGCCCTTGATGAACTCCTCGGATTCGCTGGCTCAGGATCTCCAGGAGCACCAGCGGCTCGTGGCGCGCATGCGGGAGGAGCCCGGCGTCGTGGGGACGGTGCTGCGCGGCCGTGCCCGCCGTGAGCGCAAGCGGCTGTTGCTCTTCATCGACCAGTTCGAGGAGCTCTACACACAGGTGGCCGACCCTCGGGAGCGTCAGGCTTTCACCGCGTGTCTTTCAGGCATCGCCGACGATGCGACCACGCCGATGCGGGTCGTGCTCTCCATCCGCTCGGACTTTCTCGACCGGGTGCACGAGGACGAGCGGTTCATGGGCGAGCTGAGCCAGGGGCTCTTCTTCCTCACCGCTCCCAACCAGGAGGGGCTGCGCGACGCGCTGGTGCAGCCCGCGGAGATGGCGGGCTACCGCTTCGAGTCTCCCGAGATGATCAGCAGCATGCTGGAGCACTTGAACTCGACCGAGGGAGCGCTGCCGCTGCTCCAGTTCGCCGCCACCCAGCTGTGGGAGCAGCGGGACCCGGCGCGCAAGTTGCTCACCCAGCAAAGCTATATCGAAATGGGTGGCATTGCCGGAGCGCTCGCCACCCACGCGGACAGCGTTCTGGACAAGATGACTCCCTCGGCCCGGGTGCTCGTTCGGTCGCTCTTTCTGCGATTGGTCACGCCGGAGCGCACCCGCGCCATTGTCTCGATGGAGGAACTCCAGGAGTTGTCGCGGGACACCGTGGAGCTTCAGCTCCTGACCGATCAGCTCGTTCAGGCACGGCTCCTGGTCGTCCAGACGGGGAGTGGCGCCACTGGCGCCACGGTGGAGATTGTCCACGAGTCGCTCATCCACCGCTGGCCGACGCTTCACCGCTGGCTGGAAGAGAACCAGGACGATTCGGCCTTCCTGGAGCAGCTCCGTACGGCGGCCCGCCAGTGGCATGCCAAGGGGCGGGACAGCGGCCTGCTGTGGCGCGGAGAGATGGTGGAGGAGGCGCAGCGGTTTCAGCGCCGTTTCCGCGGCGAGCTGCCCCAGGTGCAGCTCGACTTCCTCTCGGCGGTCGGCTCCCAGGCGGCGCGTGCCACGCGTTGGAAGCGGGCGTTGGTGGTGGGCTCGATGGTGTTCCTGAGCGTGCTCGTTGCCGCGTCCTTGGTGGCCCTGCTGGTCATCCGGGAGTCGAAGAAAGAGGCCGAGCGGCAGGCGATGGAGGCGCGTCAGGCACAAGAGGTGGCCCAGCAGAGCTTGGCCGTCGCGGAAGCCCGGGAGAAGGCCCAGTTGGAAGCCCAGCGCAAGGAGGAGGAGGCTCGGCGCAAGGAGGAGGAGGCCAAGGGGCAGCTCGCGGCTGCCTACAACGATCTCCAACGGACGAATGGCGAGTTGGAGGGGGCTCTGCGCAGGGCCAAGTACGCTCAGTGGCGTGCCCGGGTTGCGATGAAGAGTTCTGACAAGAACGCGGCTGCGGCACGCCGCAATGCGGATGCGGCGCGCCGTGCCGAGGAACGCGCTATCCGCATGGCGAAGGACCTGGAGAAGAGGCTGCTGGAGGAGAAGGAGCGCATCCGGCGGATGGAGGACCAGCTCGGCAAGAGTGGACCTGTGCCTTCGCTGGAACTGGGGCTGGACAACAACACATGAGGAAGACCCTGCGTTGCGGAGAGTTTTGGTTCACGACCCTTCTGGTCTGCGTGTCTCTTTGGACAGTTCCCGTATGGGCGCAGAAGCCTGCCCCTTCCCTCGCAAGTCGGCCCGCATGGGCGCAGAATGTTACTCCTGCGCAGCAGAAGGTGGCGTCCGACCTGCTTGAGCAGGGAAACAGCTTGCTGAAGGATTCCGTCTTCGTTGAGGCGGAGAAGAAGTATGTCGAGGCACTCAAACACTGGAAACATCCCGCCATTTACTACAATTTGGCTTTGGCGTTGCTCAACCTCGACCGTCCATCCGAAGTCTATGAGTACATGGTGGCGTCTACCAAATATGGTGAAGCGCCTCTCGGGGAAGAGCGGTTCAAGCATGCGCGGAAATACATTGAGCGTATCGAGAAGGAGAGTGCGTGGGTGAACATCACCTGCGCATCTGATACCACCGCGACGTTGAAGCGAGATGGCGAGCTCACGCCCATCAACTGCGCTCAATTCGAGCAGATGCTGCGCCCCGGGAGCTACACGATCAGTTCGTTTGATAACGGAGAGCCTGTCCCTGACACAACGCTCACGCTGGCGGCGGGGGAACGGGCCAATTACCGACTTGAAATTGGGTCCGGACGCCGCTGGTCAGCATGGAAGCCTTGGGCCGTCGTGGGCGCAGGAGTGGCTCTGGCCGTGGGGGGAAGGCTTGTTCATACGAAGGCCCGTGATGAGTACAAAGCCTTCGATGACGAAGTGTCTCGCTGCTTCACCGCGAAGGACAATGGAAATCGGAGTTGTGAAGTGTCTTCTGAACTTGGATCCATGCGCAGACGTGCCGATACATTACAACGGGTTGCGGTGGGTACCTTTGTCGTTGGAGGTGCCGCACTCATTACGGGTGGGCTCATGCTGTACGTCAATCGCGCCTACCCTCAAACCAGTCTCATTCTTCTTCAGGATAAAAAGTTGTCAGTCGCGCCTGTCGTGAAGAGAGGTGAGAACGGCATTTTGGCATCCCTTCAGTTCTGAGGCTCTTTTGAATAGAACCATCGACGAGTTGACTCGCAGTATTTCCATTATTGGAATGCTTTCATTGTCGGCTCTTTTCTTTTTCTCCTGCTACAAGTCCGAGGCTACCACGTGTAGCTCAGGCCGGGTTTGCCCTGCCCCCTTAACTTGTTCGCTGGAGGGCGATAAGTGCGTTACTGTTGGCGAGTGCGGTGATGGAGTGAAGCAGGCGGATGAGAAGTGTGACGATGAGAATAAAAATGACGGCGATGGATGTAGTGCAGATTGCTTGTCGTTAGAGATGTGTGGCGATCGTGTGAGAAATTATGGCAAAGTGATTAATGTTCGCAACGAGCCGGTAAGTTTTTATGAGCTTTGTGATGATGGGGGCAATGTGTCTGGCGATGGATGTAGTGCGGATTGTCTCTCGCTAGAGATTTGTGGGAATGGAATCATAGATGTAGCCGTAGGCGAGGTTTGTGATCAAATAGGCAATACAGAAGATGGCGATGGATGTAGTGGTGATTGCAAGTCGAAGGAGCTTTGTGGTGATGGGATTGTAAATAAGAGCAAGGGGGAGACTTGTGATTCCTCCGATAGAACTCAGTGTAGCCCTAATTGTAGGGCCATTGGGGGTTGTCGGAATGGATTAAGAGAGGGTAGTGAGGAATGTGATGATGGAAATGACGTCGATGATGATGGTTGTCGTAATAACTGTACTGCTGCTAGGTGCGGCGATGGAGTCAAGGCTCCTTTCGAAGAGTGTGACCCAAGTCTTAATGATGACGACAGTATGAATAATCCTGAGAAATGCAGGGCAGACTGTAGAGCCTCTGAGTGTAAGGATTTTATTGTTAATCCTCATGATGGCGAAGAGTGTGATTCCGGCGGTGTTGATAGTCGTTATTGTAGGGCTGACTGTAAGGCTACGGTTTGTGGCGATGGCTATGTTAACAAAGAGGCAGGTGAGGAGTGTGACTCCAAGGGAGCGTCTGGGAGTTGCTCTATTGATTGCAAAGAGATTGATCTCGGCAGCTGTGGAAATGGCTCACGGGCTTGGTGGGAGGCGTGTGATGACGGGAACGATAACGCATGCGGTTCCTGTAGCGCTGGTTGCTGGGTGTCTCAGCCCATAGAGTCGGCTGTTGGAAAAATTGAGATCGTTGGTGATGTGACAGATGGTGTGATGGGTATTGAGGATGGTTGGCAGTTTCATATCGATAGTGGCAGAATTTTGGTGGTGTTCGAGTTTGATAGGAATGATAAATGGACTGCTGGTACAGCGAGGCTTAATATCGGAGATACCAATGATGCGAAGGTTGTTGCGGATGAGATTGTTCGTGTGATTGGACTTTTGCGCAATACGCTCCAAGTTGAGGCTGAGAAAACAGGTGATAGCGTTGTGATTCTTACGAATAAAGCAGAAGTGGGAGTTCTTGGGAATCAAGCGCTTCGCGCGAGGCCGACGACTGAGGCTGGTGTTTATTTGAAGCTGACGGGGATGGCAGGTGGCCGTGGTAAAGACTGCGGGAAAGGTGTTGGATGCAGCGGTCCAATGTCCTTGGACTGTTTGTCTGGGCTTGAGTGCAAGGCGGTACCGGGGGGGAAGTTCAAATGTTGTAGTGGTAATGACTGTGGCTGATGGTAGCTAAATCCTGTTGCAGGAGGCGGCATGCCGAAGCGATCTCTTGGCTTTCGGTTGTTTGCTCCCCGGCTCCGCAGGCGAATGCAGCGCACTTTCAGGTGTGCTGCTATGGGCTCGCGCTTGAGGGGTCGCCTCTCTGCTGAAGTGCGAAGTTCGAACTCAGAACGTTCTTCTCTACAGAATGTTCTTCTCTAGGGGATGTCTGTTTGTAGTGAAAAGAAATTTATGGGGCAGGAAAAGTTACTCCGTGAAGGGTCACGGTTCGCGCGCCTCCCGCCTCCCAGAGTTTGAGGGTGTAGGAGCCCTGGAGGTCATCAGGGGCCTTCACTTCAACCACCAGGATGCTGTCTT encodes the following:
- a CDS encoding Kelch repeat-containing protein, with protein sequence MNQALAGQLSRVTVTLTAAGVPTTTVALTLSGGTWGGTMFNIPVGANRTFTGEAFDAQGQLLFRGVASGVTITEGETAVVALTLQSLVSEPSFENTAPCIDSLVASSSTVRAGGTIILQATAHDPDMGDSISYAWSAPAGSFSATAAAATVWTAPQAAGPVMLTLTVTDSRGAFSTASITLTVLPTNGAGQGAATFTVSFNFAPSVQNITSSVSPVRLGESTTVTASAADADGDTLSYAWSASCAGTWTNPSSRIASFTPSAVPPGESCGNCALTVAVTDGKGGGNTGTLRLCVKGPGNEGPTFPPHILQVYQSAQSVVGGSPVTMRILAEDGDGQALTFSWSAASGTLATPKHSYTSSEVVWTAPRCVPSAEAVFITATVTNALGFSASHRFSVTVVNAADCGGGEGPQPPASTWSLTGGMTTPRYYHQAVLLPSGKVLVTAGYNTAWLDTAEVYDPASGTWAPAGRMQQARNQGYALTVLPSGKVLVTGGLQGSTALRSVEIYDPATNSWKAAAPMTFVRNTHSATVLPSGKVLVIGGNTDATSGRIPEIYDPASDTWLPLAPSANLHRAHQTLILASGDVLVLGGIGVPELYHPATDSWTVVTGVPNVAWGEAWLLAPNKILLQGGRSLAFYDPIQGTDISGDAFVYTRSENTVTRLASGKIMVTGGSETISPITELYDPVTRGVSVTLSMPAGRYRHTATLLPSGQVLVVGGLVANIPSAQSLLFTP
- a CDS encoding sugar nucleotide-binding protein — translated: MKAIVTGASGTIGSKLCAHLRHQGSHVVPWDRRQVPVNDYGAMERFVREVAPDVVFHLGAISQPSEWSDEGWGSNYEWASELAWLTRTLGVRFLFASTSMVFSSSARGPFTCSSRPDASEGYGYAKRLAEERVLSQNPEARVVRLGWQIGEQPTGNNMVAFLEERMRQEGRVAASTQWFPACVLLEDTVRLLPALAWAEPGVFMLDANERWSFYEIALALNARHGGRWRVEASEHPVLDQRMQDDRVAVPSLKERLPGLR
- a CDS encoding class I SAM-dependent methyltransferase, with the translated sequence MRSLFLTAGLLLAGCSHTPASTTPSSSETSFSAQAIVDAPDRAEADRAIDAGRHPAALLEFVGVRPGMKVAELVAGGGYTTELLARAVGPDGVVYGENPKFVLDLFAEKPWSERLALPVNQKVVRVDRELNEPLPPEVTDLDAVVSNIVYHDVVSLQADRAKMNAAIFRALKPGGVYVVIDSSAKPGTGVADTQTLHRIDEQVVRSEVVASGFQLAEESNVWRNPQDARDWNASPQAAGARRGTSDRFALKFVKPR
- a CDS encoding DUF3616 domain-containing protein; this encodes MEAGQLLGRLLLQFDSNAAEVPEDLSAAVRGSDGNLWVAADEAGVVERLTPSEARIYGHHTRFQVADFLDTADRNAEIDIEALDAHADYLWLVGSHSAKRKKPKGKGVADDMARLATVEHSPERFMLARIPFVNGELAVELKTRGASKRSHAAARVKPAQGQERDKGRKTQPTKTPATRSKTSLPGENLLMELLREDPHFGPFLARPAVKGGGALPIPSKDNGLDIEGLVVTDTDRVFLGLRGPVLRGYSALLDMRLADVGNGLLEPKPGRHGARYSKHFLDLDGLGIRELCVHGEDLLVLAGPTLPVQAPIRLFRLRKFQTLRGDSLLKQEKGVLEPLFDIPQSGKQDHAEGVANFSYFGESDSVLVVYDDPAPSRRYGPCGVFADIFRLDF
- a CDS encoding L,D-transpeptidase family protein; translated protein: MSSSPPASLSTAADPLRNKRFSGQPSLVDVLSGKGTLGSGARGTGVRALQEALLAMGFSLPGGADGAFGKQSAKAVRNFQVHAQSAFPGVKVTGGVDAATLQALDALAPAPKQTGQTQNLPVPRYDGTPVRVVVVKNEHRTFLFDAQGQLQGIFGNAVGAGSSPTDKGLKQVSGKLGRADAYALGQKLWGGPVYGPRLIDLSWADGSRSGEELHGTNAPDKLGEDVSHGCIRHGNTDIIALYDALQVKDAVAIVDTVKDPRLGTPGLPPPEKPSPSVA
- a CDS encoding serine/threonine-protein kinase, whose product is MRIQQYELIRQLGAGGMGTVFLARDTKLGRRVAIKLLQTRNPAFTHRFILEARATARCSHENIVVIYEVGEFQGSPFMVLEFLQGQSLQKLVSGQRLPPSRVVELLAPVVRALECAHAEGIVHRDLKPDNILVTDAGTVKVLDFGIAKVLHGQDESPEKTRVAQVHTPEGAGVDLSNLTQSGALVGTVPYMSPEQWGNGVSVDLRTDIWALGILLFRMLAGRHPLEPLRGPQLAVTAFLDEPMPRLRDVAPDVPAALADVVDRCLLKRKEERFPDAASVLRALEPFLPGRYSREMRIDESESPYAGLSSFQESNAALFFGRSKEIGALMSRIRDRPLMAVVGPSGAGKSSFVRAGLVPFLKRSGDAWESLVLRPGRDPLGALASVVAPLMNSSDSLAQDLQEHQRLVARMREEPGVVGTVLRGRARRERKRLLLFIDQFEELYTQVADPRERQAFTACLSGIADDATTPMRVVLSIRSDFLDRVHEDERFMGELSQGLFFLTAPNQEGLRDALVQPAEMAGYRFESPEMISSMLEHLNSTEGALPLLQFAATQLWEQRDPARKLLTQQSYIEMGGIAGALATHADSVLDKMTPSARVLVRSLFLRLVTPERTRAIVSMEELQELSRDTVELQLLTDQLVQARLLVVQTGSGATGATVEIVHESLIHRWPTLHRWLEENQDDSAFLEQLRTAARQWHAKGRDSGLLWRGEMVEEAQRFQRRFRGELPQVQLDFLSAVGSQAARATRWKRALVVGSMVFLSVLVAASLVALLVIRESKKEAERQAMEARQAQEVAQQSLAVAEAREKAQLEAQRKEEEARRKEEEAKGQLAAAYNDLQRTNGELEGALRRAKYAQWRARVAMKSSDKNAAAARRNADAARRAEERAIRMAKDLEKRLLEEKERIRRMEDQLGKSGPVPSLELGLDNNT
- a CDS encoding DUF4215 domain-containing protein gives rise to the protein MLSLSALFFFSCYKSEATTCSSGRVCPAPLTCSLEGDKCVTVGECGDGVKQADEKCDDENKNDGDGCSADCLSLEMCGDRVRNYGKVINVRNEPVSFYELCDDGGNVSGDGCSADCLSLEICGNGIIDVAVGEVCDQIGNTEDGDGCSGDCKSKELCGDGIVNKSKGETCDSSDRTQCSPNCRAIGGCRNGLREGSEECDDGNDVDDDGCRNNCTAARCGDGVKAPFEECDPSLNDDDSMNNPEKCRADCRASECKDFIVNPHDGEECDSGGVDSRYCRADCKATVCGDGYVNKEAGEECDSKGASGSCSIDCKEIDLGSCGNGSRAWWEACDDGNDNACGSCSAGCWVSQPIESAVGKIEIVGDVTDGVMGIEDGWQFHIDSGRILVVFEFDRNDKWTAGTARLNIGDTNDAKVVADEIVRVIGLLRNTLQVEAEKTGDSVVILTNKAEVGVLGNQALRARPTTEAGVYLKLTGMAGGRGKDCGKGVGCSGPMSLDCLSGLECKAVPGGKFKCCSGNDCG